tcaattattattacatatatgatGATGCTGTTGTTGGAATGGTTCACTTAATTttcaattataaatttatttatataattcatagaataaaacattattaacataatgaataattaaaagatatattttttataaaatcattcattattgaaaaaaataatgaaattaaaaaaatataaataatagccCTGTATATTCTTGCTCTATGTTACATCAATTGTTTTCTATAGATATTCAgtaaaaaatcatataaaaatagtatggtattttttaacagagatatataaatataatattgaatgaataataaatcaatGGCGTATAGCAGTGCATTATAAATGTGccaatgttatatattttgttaaagaTACAATTTGGGATATGTGGGTTTATGTTCTAAAAAACTGGATCAATGGGTGGGTTAAAGATTCAATTCATGTTAAatgtctttttattattccatATTAACAcgtattatattatcactGTTTAGCGaatcatatttaatttaaaatagcATTATTTGTCAtagaattaataaaatatagaatttttagtaaattgctttaatgcatatacattGATAACTATAACAATAGAATATATAAGATAAAATGAACAATACAGAATATTTAgctaatatttatatattaaaagataaaatatatcatatctTTTTCCTCTTAATGTGCAATATAACAACCTAATTGCAATTAGttttctattatatttaaaatttggaTCAATAGTTATTAgtggtatatatttaatattcactatgtgttatttttataataatttgcaTACAATGACATATTTAATCTTATAAATAGCTCAATAAATATGGGTTCAGTGCTAATTGATGCTTTAAACCGTATAAAAGAtgctaaaaatatattataaattaccTAACAAGTTATATTTCTAAATCGAAGCACataggaataaaaataatgttatcGCACTCATTAAAATTGATTATGAATTTatctatattaaataaaaataatttaaacatatgtagatgtaattaaaaaatggaacaACACAACGCATTTTGtaaatacataattttagaaaaaactatattgtatattataagaaacaagtatataaacatttacattttttaaaaatgactATTTATGTACTTTTAAGGACTATCGcaataataacattttttgtataaaatgcatcatatatacatataccAATTCTATATTTAAGGCAATTTAGCTAATTGCcataaaataagtatagTATGTTTAACGAAAGGTAATCGTTATGTAAAGGTTTTAAGTGAATATAACAAATGTTTtatgcaatatatataaatattatcatccCTCATAATCtccaaattataaaagaatttcattataatgTCTAACGAAGTGGtatgcaatttttttaataaaatatgttcttCACATGTGATTCATATGTTTGGTAttctataaattatattatttttcatttagtAGCATttacattaatatatttttttctttaattcgtaaaatatattcgtAGTGTATGTACATTAATATGGTcgataaattaattaaatcgAATGCGGCAGGAACAGAAGGAAAAATTGAAAACCATAATAGATTGAACGCTAATTGCCCTAACAAAAATTGTGATACTGACGCCCATAAACTTAGCTCtgcttttatattattgctaaaatattttgaggTTGCTGATGATTTAAAAGATGACAAATGTGCCGAATATGCTATTTTATGGTTAAGTTATAAAATTCAGCAATATTGGAATATAGAAACCAccacattaaaaaatttcattACTGAACATATAGAAACAAATACGAATTATAAtgagaaaataaaacaaggTAAAGGTAACAAGAACTATAAGGAATTTATAGACATAAAGCAAAGTTTGATAAATATGGatgttaaaattatatctaAATTTCATGAAGCATTGCAAATCTTAtgtaatatgtataatgaggataatgcaaaaaatatagattgCGCAAAATGTTCGTCAAAAGCTAGTGAATttgttgaaaaatataaagaccTTAATAACGATCCTAATGTTACTAAAGATAGTCCATATTATCAAGTATGGTCTACTTTATCAActgattataataatttaaaaaagaaatgtaTTAATGATCAATCTAGCTTTCCAACTCTTCCAGAGATAAAAGAAGCAAAAAAATCTATACAAGGTTACGCAGAAAGTTCTGGACAATTTTCTGAAGATGCATCATCAAGTTTGTCGATAGCAAGCAAATTAATTCCAGTTTTATTGGTATTTGGTGCAATACCAATTTTCTTGGGAGTTGCTTATAAggtaaataataaggaatttataaatataatataaaaaattattttcgtGATTCCTTATATGcgaatatcaaaaaatatatatgcgtttaccatttttatattagtatTCATTATTCGGACTTGATAAACGGCTTCAAAGACAATATTTAAGAGacaaagtaaaaaaaataaagaagaaaatgaatctTAGTATGTAATTCGAAAAGTAGTGATTATTACAGGGGTACTAATAATGATTGGTGTGTTAAAAAAGTGTCTATTTGGAAATAAGACATTTTTGACCATAGTTATGGGGTCtataagaatatttaaatagtataatcaataaaatataaagttatatatgcatatttattatatattttttgtatgctTTTATGTTGTGAATAAGGGTTAAAGTTGTGTTTGTGGAGCTCATATTTGGGTTATGGCTAAGTATTAAATTGTATTTAATTctgtataattttataacatttattattttaaggaattgttttaaatatgtataggacaattataataattgtattTCGTGTTAATATAGCTTAATGGTAAATGTGTTTAATTATGTactttttgtattttattgttaatTTAGGTTCAATGGATATAGGAAAATCGATAAAATGTCGGAATCGATATAGACTGATGATTCCAAAGTGTCGATTTGGTTATAGAACAGACGtcgttttaaataattacaaCATTTAATATGAGAAACTGAGGTAGAATGAGAATTACAAGTAagtaattt
This region of Plasmodium chabaudi chabaudi strain AS genome assembly, chromosome: 13 genomic DNA includes:
- a CDS encoding CIR protein — translated: MSNEVCMYINMVDKLIKSNAAGTEGKIENHNRLNANCPNKNCDTDAHKLSSAFILLLKYFEVADDLKDDKCAEYAILWLSYKIQQYWNIETTTLKNFITEHIETNTNYNEKIKQGKGNKNYKEFIDIKQSLINMDVKIISKFHEALQILCNMYNEDNAKNIDCAKCSSKASEFVEKYKDLNNDPNVTKDSPYYQVWSTLSTDYNNLKKKCINDQSSFPTLPEIKEAKKSIQGYAESSGQFSEDASSSLSIASKLIPVLLVFGAIPIFLGVAYKYSLFGLDKRLQRQYLRDKVKKIKKKMNLSM